Proteins co-encoded in one Pseudomonas beijingensis genomic window:
- a CDS encoding phage infection protein, producing the protein MFNFSKLSSLAIALTLVGGVGLANAASAKNAPAQAAHQLAEGGSDRLIQNRVAEGGSDRLIENRVAEGGADRLQELRERSAV; encoded by the coding sequence ATGTTCAACTTCTCGAAACTCTCGTCCTTGGCAATCGCCCTCACACTGGTTGGCGGTGTCGGCCTGGCGAACGCTGCCTCGGCAAAGAACGCCCCGGCCCAGGCTGCGCATCAACTGGCGGAAGGCGGGTCTGATCGGTTGATTCAGAATCGTGTGGCTGAAGGAGGCTCTGATCGCTTGATCGAGAATCGCGTGGCAGAAGGTGGGGCCGATCGGTTGCAGGAGTTGCGTGAACGCAGTGCGGTGTGA
- the hpaA gene encoding 4-hydroxyphenylacetate catabolism regulatory protein HpaA, whose translation MTDRQPIPNINIGQVYDQRYSDAEVHYDRLANLAGFFGRNMPVHRHDRFFQVHYVKSGTVRVYLDDQQYVESGPMFFLTPPTIPHAFVTEADSDGHVLTVRQQLVWQLIDADPSLAPAGVQMPAACVALAQLGPGQAGEVRRLEFLFEELSEEVVAGHPGRSAALDGLTRLIMISLLRLCSNSLEARPARHEDLKIFHRFNELIEAHYLQHWPLSRYAEGIGVTEARLNDVCRRIADLPSKRLIMERLMQEAKRLLLFTGSSANEICYQLGFKDPAYFSRFFQRYAQLTPGEYRQRQSGLR comes from the coding sequence ATGACCGACCGCCAGCCGATTCCGAACATCAACATTGGTCAGGTGTATGACCAGCGCTACAGCGACGCCGAAGTGCATTACGACCGGCTCGCCAACCTGGCGGGTTTTTTCGGCCGCAACATGCCGGTGCACCGCCACGACCGGTTCTTCCAGGTGCACTACGTCAAGAGTGGCACCGTGCGCGTATACCTCGATGACCAGCAGTACGTCGAATCCGGCCCGATGTTCTTCCTCACGCCGCCGACCATTCCCCATGCCTTCGTGACCGAGGCCGACAGCGACGGGCATGTGCTGACGGTGCGCCAGCAATTGGTGTGGCAACTGATCGATGCTGACCCGAGCCTGGCGCCGGCTGGCGTGCAGATGCCGGCCGCCTGCGTGGCCTTGGCGCAACTGGGGCCTGGGCAGGCGGGGGAGGTGCGGCGCCTGGAATTCCTGTTCGAGGAACTGAGCGAGGAGGTGGTGGCGGGGCATCCGGGGCGCAGCGCGGCGCTGGACGGGTTGACGCGACTGATCATGATCAGCTTGCTGCGGTTGTGTTCCAACTCCCTGGAAGCCAGGCCGGCGCGGCATGAAGACCTGAAGATCTTTCACCGCTTCAACGAGCTGATCGAGGCCCACTACCTGCAGCATTGGCCGTTGTCGCGCTACGCCGAAGGCATTGGCGTGACCGAGGCGCGCCTCAATGACGTGTGCCGTCGCATCGCCGACCTGCCTTCCAAGCGCCTGATCATGGAGCGGTTGATGCAGGAGGCCAAGCGACTGCTGTTGTTCACCGGCAGCTCGGCCAATGAAATCTGCTACCAGCTCGGCTTCAAGGACCCGGCGTATTTCAGTCGGTTTTTCCAACGTTACGCCCAGCTCACGCCGGGGGAGTATCGCCAGCGGCAATCGGGGTTGCGCTGA
- a CDS encoding fumarylacetoacetate hydrolase family protein yields the protein MSRALHDVATGTLFGVALNYQGLLKQRLAEFEQPPYQKPPLKPVLFIKTPNTRNRHDADVVHPGHGERLQPGPALGVVMGKSASRVNAAEALDYVAGYTIVNEFSLPEDSYYRPAVKAKCRDGFCAIGPELVPTAQVTDPHSLAITLYVNGEVRQQNSTANFVRNIPQLIAEISEFMTLHAGDVLITGTPEGRVDVLPGDRVEVDISGLGRLVNTVVAEQTGADS from the coding sequence ATGAGCCGTGCCCTGCATGACGTCGCGACCGGCACCCTGTTCGGGGTCGCGCTGAACTACCAGGGGCTGCTGAAACAGCGCCTCGCCGAGTTCGAGCAACCGCCCTATCAGAAGCCGCCGCTCAAGCCCGTTCTGTTCATCAAGACGCCCAATACCCGCAACCGGCACGACGCCGACGTGGTTCACCCCGGTCACGGCGAAAGGCTGCAACCAGGACCGGCCCTTGGCGTGGTGATGGGCAAATCGGCCAGCCGCGTCAACGCCGCCGAAGCCCTGGACTACGTGGCCGGCTACACCATCGTCAATGAATTCAGCCTCCCGGAAGACAGCTATTACCGCCCCGCCGTCAAGGCCAAGTGCCGGGATGGCTTCTGCGCCATCGGTCCGGAACTGGTGCCGACCGCCCAGGTGACCGACCCCCACAGCCTGGCGATCACGCTGTACGTCAACGGCGAGGTTCGCCAGCAAAACAGCACGGCCAACTTCGTTCGCAACATTCCCCAGTTGATTGCCGAAATCAGCGAGTTCATGACCCTGCATGCCGGCGATGTGCTGATCACCGGTACGCCTGAGGGCCGGGTCGATGTTCTGCCCGGTGACCGTGTCGAAGTGGACATCAGCGGCCTGGGCCGCCTGGTCAATACCGTCGTGGCCGAGCAAACAGGAGCAGATTCATGA
- the hpaR gene encoding homoprotocatechuate degradation operon regulator HpaR, translating into MANPRPSLTLTLLQAREAAMAFFRPALNQHDLTEQQWRVIRILHQQGELESHQLAHQACILKPSMTGVLSRLERDGLVRRQKSSQDQRRVFVGLTERGQQCFVSMSEGMEGNYRRIEEQFGEEKMQQLLALLNELKNIKP; encoded by the coding sequence ATGGCCAACCCCAGACCTTCTTTGACCCTGACGCTGTTGCAAGCCCGCGAAGCGGCGATGGCTTTTTTCCGCCCGGCGCTGAACCAGCATGACCTCACGGAGCAGCAGTGGCGAGTGATCCGCATCCTCCATCAGCAAGGTGAGTTGGAAAGCCACCAGCTCGCCCATCAGGCCTGCATTCTCAAGCCGAGCATGACCGGTGTGCTCAGTCGCCTGGAGCGCGATGGCTTGGTGCGTCGGCAGAAGTCCAGCCAGGACCAGCGGCGGGTCTTCGTGGGCCTGACCGAGCGCGGCCAGCAGTGTTTCGTGTCCATGAGCGAGGGTATGGAAGGCAACTATCGGCGGATCGAAGAACAGTTTGGCGAGGAAAAGATGCAGCAACTGCTCGCCTTGCTCAATGAGCTGAAGAACATCAAGCCATGA